In Gigantopelta aegis isolate Gae_Host chromosome 14, Gae_host_genome, whole genome shotgun sequence, the following proteins share a genomic window:
- the LOC121388239 gene encoding casein kinase I-like, translated as MSKGDNSSSDRKGSEFIVAEKYRLVRKIGSGSFGDIYLGINITSGEEVAVKLESTKARHPQLLYESKLYKILHGGVGIPHIRYFGTEKDYTVLVMDLLGPSLEDLFNFCSRRFTMKTVLMLADQMIGRIEYVHNKNFIHRDIKPDNFLMGIGRHCNKVFVIDFGLAKKYRDSRTRTHIPYREDKNLTGTARYASINAHLGIEQSRRDDMESLGYVLMYFNRGSLPWQGLKANTKKQKYEKISEKKMSTPVEVLCKGFPAEFAMYLNYCRGLRFEEAPDYMYLRQLFRILFRTLNYQYDYTFDWTMLKQKATVTCASTTAAATSGLARP; from the coding sequence ATGTCGAAGGGGGACAATTCTTCTTCGGACAGAAAGGGTAGTGAGTTTATTGTGGCTGAAAAATATCGGTTGGTGAGGAAAATTGGAAGTGGAAGTTTTGGCGACATTTATCTTGGGATCAATATTACAAGTGGTGAGGAGGTGGCTGTCAAGTTAGAATCGACGAAAGCTCGACACCCCCAACTTTTGTATGAAAGTAAATTGTACAAAATTCTTCATGGTGGCGTTGGTATACCTCATATTCGCTATTTTGGCACCGAGAAAGATTATACTGTCCTTGTAATGGATCTTCTGGGGCCCAGTCTGGAAGATCTGTTCAATTTTTGCTCCAGGCGATTTACAATGAAAACAGTATTGATGCTTGCTGACCAAATGATTGGACGTATTGAGTATGTTCACAACAAAAACTTTATTCACAGAGATATTAAGCCTGATAATTTCTTGATGGGCATTGGTCGACACTGCAATAAAGTCTTTGTAATCGATTTTGGTCTAGCCAAGAAATACAGGGATAGTCGTACCCGAACACATATACCATACAGAGAAGACAAAAATTTAACAGGCACTGCCCGTTACGCTAGCATCAATGCTCATCTTGGCATTGAACAAAGTCGCAGAGATGACATGGAGTCCTTGGGCTACGTACTGATGTACTTCAATCGTGGCAGTTTACCATGGCAGGGATTAAAGGCCAACACCAAAAAACAGAAATATGAGAAGATCAGTGAGAAGAAAATGTCTACACCAGTTGAAGTCCTATGTAAAGGTTTTCCAGCAGAGTTTGCCATGTACCTGAACTACTGCAGAGGTCTAAGATTCGAAGAAGCTCCAGATTACATGTACCTTCGCCAGCTGTTTCGAATTTTGTTCCGCACATTGAATTATCAGTATGACTACACATTTGACTGGACAATGCTGAAACAAAAGGCTACTGTGACATGTGCTAGCACCACTGCTGCTGCGACAAGTGGCTTGGCTCGTCCATAA